One segment of Primulina tabacum isolate GXHZ01 chromosome 14, ASM2559414v2, whole genome shotgun sequence DNA contains the following:
- the LOC142524787 gene encoding zinc finger CCCH domain-containing protein 23-like, whose protein sequence is MMMMIGDRVLLHPTVQIPSCDHHFAEDPAAHVHTPVTPNVDALQYEKALAALQRYLPSNKEDAVVEEYGDSDDFDFPVDAFSCDNFRMFEFKVKKCTRSRPHDWTECPFAHPGEKARRRDPWKYHYSGSACPDFRKGACRRGDGCEYAHGVFECWLHPARYRTEPCKDGTHCRRRVCFFAHTPDQLRVLPHSSPDSSPGRQGQPDYCPLGYSPKSAPYSRPQTPMTLSPPLSPSVAALSQLTESVRCLQIGKPNLGIGMVGSPSWGIQLGSEFGSPRSPNSTRVGFMSPPTTPIRPRIPTPLDIWEEPVMERVESGRELRERIYAKLSKENSLDRVDPTRWFQNP, encoded by the coding sequence atgatgatgatgatcgGAGATCGAGTTCTCCTACATCCTACCGTTCAAATCCCGTCATGTGATCACCATTTCGCCGAAGATCCGGCGGCCCATGTTCACACCCCTGTTACGCCCAATGTTGATGCTTTGCAATACGAGAAAGCTTTGGCGGCTCTGCAGCGCTACCTGCCCTCCAACAAGGAGGACGCCGTGGTGGAAGAATATGGAGATTCCGATGATTTTGACTTCCCGGTGGACGCGTTCTCCTGCGATAATTTCCGGATGTTCGAGTTTAAGGTGAAGAAATGCACGCGCTCGAGGCCGCATGACTGGACGGAGTGCCCGTTCGCGCATCCCGGGGAGAAGGCCCGCCGCCGGGACCCCTGGAAGTACCATTATTCTGGGAGCGCGTGCCCGGATTTCAGGAAGGGGGCGTGTAGGAGAGGCGACGGCTGTGAATACGCGCACGGCGTGTTCGAGTGCTGGCTTCATCCGGCCCGCTACCGTACGGAGCCCTGCAAGGATGGGACCCATTGCCGGCGGCGCGTTTGTTTCTTCGCTCATACACCCGATCAGCTCCGGGTTCTGCCACACTCTAGCCCGGACTCTTCTCCGGGCCGGCAAGGTCAACCCGATTACTGTCCCTTGGGCTATTCTCCGAAATCGGCTCCGTACTCCCGGCCGCAGACTCCGATGACTTTATCTCCGCCGCTGTCGCCAAGCGTCGCAGCACTGAGTCAACTCACTGAATCGGTTCGCTGTCTGCAGATTGGCAAACCGAATCTTGGCATAGGGATGGTGGGGTCACCATCGTGGGGTATTCAATTAGGTTCCGAGTTCGGATCTCCCCGGAGCCCTAACAGCACTCGGGTCGGATTCATGAGCCCACCAACAACTCCGATCCGGCCACGGATCCCCACCCCTCTCGACATATGGGAAGAACCAGTCATGGAGCGAGTGGAATCGGGAAGAGAGCTGCGAGAGAGAATCTACGCCAAACTGAGCAAAGAGAATTCGTTGGATCGGGTCGATCCGACACGTTGGTTCCAGAATCCGTGA